A DNA window from Candidatus Methylomirabilota bacterium contains the following coding sequences:
- the bshA gene encoding N-acetyl-alpha-D-glucosaminyl L-malate synthase BshA, with amino-acid sequence MAALAPLRIGITCYPSVGGSGVLATALGEDLARRGHEVHFICYERPFRLPADAPRLHFHPVVINEYGLFRFPDYTLPLSVRMAEVTLERRLDVLHVHYAVPHATAAILARAMLPAERQPRVVTTLHGTDTSLLGSDPGYAPAIRYALSRSDAVTAVSQSLASETRQVLGFAGPIDVIHNFFAPRAPRRTPEEVRRELGLGEELVILHSSNLRPGKRIDLLLEAVARVRPLRDFKLLVLAGEEFSPYADMVKRLGLTGRVIVREKVNAIEEYLQIGDLGLFTSDTESFCLSILEAMCFGCPSVSTRVGGIPEVVEDGRSGVLVPAGNAAALAGAVEALIDDAPRRLALGRAARDRARAFFAADVIVPRYEALYRRLCP; translated from the coding sequence ATGGCCGCCCTCGCGCCGCTCCGGATCGGGATCACGTGCTATCCCTCGGTGGGCGGCAGCGGCGTTCTCGCGACGGCGCTCGGCGAGGACCTGGCTCGCCGGGGCCACGAGGTACACTTCATCTGTTACGAGCGGCCGTTTCGCCTGCCGGCAGATGCGCCTCGGCTGCATTTCCACCCGGTCGTCATCAACGAATACGGGTTGTTCCGATTTCCGGACTACACGCTGCCGCTCTCGGTCCGCATGGCCGAGGTCACGCTCGAGCGCCGGCTCGACGTGCTCCACGTCCATTACGCTGTGCCGCATGCGACGGCGGCGATCCTGGCTCGGGCGATGCTTCCGGCCGAGCGACAACCGCGGGTGGTCACCACGCTTCACGGGACGGATACGTCGCTGCTCGGCTCGGATCCGGGCTACGCGCCGGCCATCCGATACGCGCTGAGCCGCTCCGACGCGGTGACCGCGGTGTCCCAGTCGCTGGCGAGTGAGACGCGGCAGGTGCTCGGGTTCGCGGGCCCCATCGACGTGATCCACAACTTCTTCGCTCCCCGAGCGCCCCGCCGCACCCCGGAGGAGGTGCGCCGCGAGCTCGGACTCGGGGAGGAGCTGGTGATCCTGCACTCCTCCAACCTCCGTCCGGGCAAGCGCATCGACCTCTTGCTGGAGGCGGTCGCCCGCGTGCGCCCGCTCCGCGACTTCAAGCTCCTCGTGCTTGCCGGCGAGGAGTTCTCGCCCTACGCGGACATGGTGAAGCGGCTGGGTCTGACGGGACGCGTGATCGTTCGCGAGAAGGTCAATGCCATCGAGGAGTACCTGCAGATCGGCGACCTCGGACTCTTCACCTCGGACACGGAAAGCTTCTGCCTGAGCATTCTCGAAGCAATGTGCTTTGGATGCCCCAGCGTCTCGACGCGGGTGGGCGGCATCCCCGAGGTGGTGGAGGACGGCCGCAGCGGGGTGCTGGTGCCGGCGGGCAATGCCGCCGCGCTGGCCGGCGCGGTGGAAGCCTTGATCGACGATGCCCCGCGCCGACTCGCGCTGGGCCGAGCGGCCCGGGACCGCGCGCGGGCCTTCTTCGCCGCCGACGTCATCGTTCCGCGCTACGAAGCCCTCTACCGGCGGCTGTGCCCTTGA
- a CDS encoding DinB family protein, whose translation MRRIAYACLLLCAWVLVAAAPARAQGTTVAKEMVGVLQRAVTEILDVAEAMPEAKYDFKPAPDVATFRDQLVHLSEIAQRWSDAADGTKSAAHDHGKSLSKAEVIALVKDRFQAAEAKLAPLSDAQLLEQVKFPIGDRMVSRFVFWTAPVLQVRNHYGQLVVYLRMNGIVPPNTARRPR comes from the coding sequence ATGAGACGCATCGCCTACGCATGCCTGTTGCTCTGCGCTTGGGTTTTGGTCGCGGCCGCTCCGGCCCGCGCCCAAGGCACGACGGTCGCCAAGGAGATGGTCGGGGTTTTGCAGCGCGCGGTCACGGAGATCCTCGACGTGGCCGAGGCGATGCCCGAGGCGAAGTACGATTTCAAGCCCGCCCCCGACGTGGCCACGTTTCGCGATCAGCTCGTACACCTCTCCGAAATCGCCCAGCGCTGGAGCGACGCCGCCGACGGGACCAAGAGCGCCGCGCACGACCACGGAAAGAGCCTGAGCAAGGCCGAGGTCATCGCGCTCGTGAAGGACAGGTTCCAGGCCGCAGAGGCGAAGCTGGCCCCGCTCAGCGACGCCCAGCTCCTCGAGCAGGTGAAGTTCCCCATAGGGGACCGCATGGTGAGCCGCTTCGTGTTCTGGACGGCGCCGGTCCTCCAGGTGCGCAACCACTATGGCCAGCTGGTCGTCTATCTCCGCATGAACGGGATCGTCCCGCCGAACACCGCCCGGCGACCGCGGTAG